Proteins from a single region of Amycolatopsis sp. CA-230715:
- a CDS encoding DHA2 family efflux MFS transporter permease subunit: MSTQEMSPAAGDEKLDSAVLKVAGVVVLGAIMAILDTTVVNVALQTLSIEFKTSFDTIQWVATGYMLALATVIPVTGWASDRFGTKRLYLIAIGLFLIGSMLAGLAWDIESLIVFRVLQGLGGGMLMPAGMTIMTKAAGPQRIGRVMAVLGVPMLLGPIGGPILGGWLVDAVSWRWIFYINLPIGLVTMVLAWRLLPKDEPEPSQKFDFPGMLMVSPGLALLIFGVSKIPSAGGVSSPEVWAPIVVGVALLIAFLVRAGKIPNPLIDLKLFKDRTFSVAMITMTLFSVAFFGAMLLLPNYFLLVRGETTLQAGLLLAPQGLGAMITMPLAGRLVDKIGVGKIVIPGLVLLVAGLAVFTRITATTPYPLLLGALFVLGLGMGATMMPIMSAALQTLQPKDIARASTATNIIQQTSGAIGTAVMSIIQAALLATKFGVPTSQGQVAATIAVKNPATAEAAAASSADAFSTTFTWALVLTAACVIPALFLPKRKPALPAGAEGGQPAPVMVH; this comes from the coding sequence ATGTCTACCCAAGAAATGAGCCCGGCCGCGGGCGATGAAAAGCTCGACAGCGCGGTGCTGAAGGTCGCCGGCGTCGTGGTGCTCGGCGCCATCATGGCCATTCTCGACACCACGGTGGTGAACGTCGCACTGCAGACGCTCTCCATCGAGTTCAAGACCTCCTTCGACACCATCCAGTGGGTCGCCACCGGCTACATGCTGGCGCTGGCCACCGTCATCCCGGTCACCGGCTGGGCGTCCGACCGGTTCGGCACGAAGCGCCTCTACCTGATCGCGATCGGGCTGTTCCTGATCGGGTCGATGCTCGCGGGCCTCGCCTGGGACATCGAGTCGCTGATCGTGTTCCGGGTGCTGCAGGGCCTCGGCGGCGGCATGCTGATGCCCGCCGGGATGACGATCATGACCAAGGCGGCTGGCCCGCAGCGCATCGGCCGCGTGATGGCGGTGCTCGGCGTGCCGATGCTGCTCGGCCCGATCGGCGGGCCGATCCTCGGCGGCTGGCTCGTCGACGCGGTGAGCTGGCGCTGGATCTTCTACATCAACCTGCCGATCGGCCTGGTCACGATGGTGCTGGCGTGGCGCCTGCTGCCGAAGGACGAGCCGGAACCGTCGCAGAAGTTCGACTTCCCTGGCATGCTCATGGTTTCGCCCGGCCTCGCGCTGCTGATCTTCGGCGTGTCCAAGATCCCGTCCGCGGGCGGGGTCAGCTCGCCGGAGGTGTGGGCGCCGATCGTGGTCGGGGTGGCGCTGCTGATCGCGTTCCTGGTGCGGGCGGGCAAGATCCCGAACCCGCTGATCGACCTGAAGCTGTTCAAGGATCGCACCTTCTCGGTCGCGATGATCACCATGACGCTGTTCTCGGTGGCGTTCTTCGGCGCGATGCTGCTGCTGCCGAACTACTTCCTGCTGGTGCGCGGCGAAACCACGCTGCAGGCCGGGCTGCTGCTCGCCCCGCAGGGCCTCGGCGCGATGATCACCATGCCGCTCGCGGGCAGGCTGGTGGACAAAATCGGTGTCGGCAAGATCGTGATCCCCGGGCTCGTGCTGCTCGTGGCGGGCCTGGCGGTGTTCACGCGGATCACCGCGACCACCCCGTACCCGCTGCTGCTCGGCGCGCTGTTCGTGCTCGGCCTCGGCATGGGCGCCACGATGATGCCGATCATGTCGGCGGCGCTGCAGACGTTGCAGCCCAAGGACATCGCCCGCGCTTCGACCGCGACGAACATCATCCAGCAGACCTCGGGCGCGATCGGCACCGCGGTGATGTCGATCATCCAGGCGGCCCTGCTCGCCACGAAGTTCGGCGTGCCGACCAGCCAGGGCCAGGTCGCGGCCACGATCGCGGTGAAGAACCCCGCCACGGCCGAAGCGGCCGCCGCCTCGTCGGCCGACGCCTTCAGCACGACGTTCACCTGGGCGCTCGTGCTGACCGCGGCGTGCGTCATCCCGGCGCTGTTCCTGCCGAAGCGCAAGCCCGCGCTCCCGGCAGGCGCCGAAGGCGGCCAGCCCGCCCCGGTCATGGTGCACTAG
- a CDS encoding helix-turn-helix domain-containing protein — MPPEDDHRVTVHLDALLAARGMTLTELANRVGVTVVNLSVLKNGRAKAIRFSTLSKLCAVLDCQPGDLLGYDAP; from the coding sequence ATGCCGCCGGAGGACGACCACCGCGTCACCGTCCACCTCGACGCACTCCTCGCCGCGCGCGGGATGACGCTGACCGAACTCGCCAACCGGGTCGGCGTGACCGTAGTGAACCTTTCGGTGCTCAAAAACGGCCGTGCGAAGGCGATCCGCTTCTCCACCCTGTCGAAACTGTGCGCCGTCCTCGACTGTCAGCCCGGCGACCTACTCGGCTACGACGCCCCCTGA
- a CDS encoding MBL fold metallo-hydrolase, translating into MSPLPICVTCGTQYAAAREDCPICEDERQYVPASGQRWTSLDEMRASGEYAARIEEEGPGLLGIGTQPRFAIGERALLVRAASGNFLWDCVAYLDDEIVRRVTELGGITGVAISHPHYYTTMVEWARAFDVPIHLHESDREWVGRPDPAIEYWSGRTHRLADDLTLVNLGVHFAGGTVLHWNHGKGALLSGDIVQVIPDRKFVAFMYSYPNLIPERPEIVQRAGELLEPYEFDAIYGAWWDSTIPADGHDIVRRSVKRYLEHVR; encoded by the coding sequence ATGAGTCCCTTACCGATCTGCGTCACCTGTGGCACGCAGTACGCCGCCGCGCGTGAAGACTGTCCGATCTGCGAGGACGAGCGCCAGTACGTACCCGCCTCGGGCCAGCGGTGGACCAGTCTCGACGAAATGCGCGCGAGCGGCGAGTACGCCGCCCGGATCGAGGAAGAGGGGCCGGGGCTCCTCGGCATCGGCACCCAGCCGCGGTTCGCGATCGGCGAACGCGCGCTCCTGGTGCGCGCCGCGTCCGGCAACTTCCTGTGGGACTGCGTCGCCTACCTCGACGACGAGATCGTCCGGCGGGTCACCGAACTCGGCGGGATCACCGGGGTCGCGATCAGCCACCCGCACTACTACACGACGATGGTCGAGTGGGCGCGCGCTTTCGACGTGCCGATCCACCTGCACGAATCCGATCGCGAATGGGTCGGGCGGCCGGACCCGGCGATCGAGTACTGGAGCGGGCGGACCCACCGGCTCGCCGACGACCTGACCCTGGTCAACCTCGGCGTGCACTTCGCGGGTGGCACCGTGCTGCACTGGAACCACGGCAAGGGCGCACTGCTGTCCGGCGACATCGTGCAGGTCATCCCGGACCGGAAGTTCGTCGCGTTCATGTACAGCTACCCGAACCTGATCCCCGAGCGCCCGGAAATCGTGCAGCGGGCCGGTGAACTGCTGGAACCGTACGAGTTCGACGCGATCTACGGCGCGTGGTGGGATTCGACGATCCCCGCGGACGGGCACGACATCGTGCGGCGGTCCGTCAAGCGCTACCTCGAGCACGTGCGCTAA
- a CDS encoding cystathionine beta-synthase, whose translation MEYAEHIVDLVGNTPLVKLNSLAEGLKPLVLAKVEYVNPGGSVKDRIALRMVEAAEASGELRPGGTIVEPTSGNTGVGLAMVAQRKGYHCVFVCPDKVSEDKRNVLKAYGARVVVCPTAVAPEHPDSYYNVSDRLVREIDGAWKPNQYANPENPASHYHSTGPELWRQTDGRITHFVAGVGTGGTISGTGKYLKEISSGRVKIVGADPEGSVYSGGSGRPYLVEGVGEDFWPETYDRGIADEIIPISDADSFDITRRLALEEGLLVGGSCGMAVAAALRLAERGTEDDVIVVLLPDGGRGYLTKVFNDAWMSSYGFLPPDSTGATVGDVLRLKDGSLPDLVHSHPNETVAEAVAILSEFSVSQMPVVSAEPPVMAAEVVGAVNERELLDALFTGKANLADRLEQHMSPPLPTIGAGEPVGSAMDALSGADGALVLVDGKPAGVVTRHDLLGFLAGR comes from the coding sequence GTGGAGTACGCCGAGCACATCGTCGACCTGGTGGGCAACACGCCCCTGGTCAAGCTGAACTCGCTGGCCGAGGGCCTCAAGCCGCTCGTGCTCGCGAAGGTGGAGTACGTCAACCCCGGCGGCAGCGTGAAGGACCGCATCGCGCTGCGCATGGTGGAGGCGGCCGAAGCCTCCGGCGAGCTGCGCCCCGGCGGCACCATCGTCGAGCCGACCTCGGGCAACACCGGGGTCGGGCTGGCCATGGTCGCCCAGCGCAAGGGCTACCACTGCGTGTTCGTCTGCCCCGACAAGGTCAGCGAGGACAAGCGGAACGTCCTCAAGGCCTACGGCGCGCGAGTGGTGGTGTGCCCGACGGCCGTCGCGCCCGAGCACCCCGACTCCTACTACAACGTCTCCGACCGGCTCGTCCGCGAGATCGACGGCGCGTGGAAGCCGAACCAGTACGCGAACCCGGAGAACCCGGCGAGCCACTACCACTCGACCGGCCCCGAGCTGTGGCGGCAGACCGACGGGCGGATCACGCACTTCGTCGCGGGCGTCGGCACCGGCGGCACGATCTCGGGCACCGGGAAGTACCTGAAGGAGATCTCCTCCGGGCGCGTCAAGATCGTCGGCGCCGACCCGGAGGGTTCGGTGTACTCCGGCGGCAGCGGCCGTCCGTACCTGGTCGAAGGCGTCGGCGAGGACTTCTGGCCGGAGACCTACGACCGCGGCATCGCCGACGAGATCATCCCGATCTCCGACGCCGACTCGTTCGACATCACGCGCAGGCTCGCGCTCGAAGAGGGCCTCCTCGTCGGCGGCTCGTGCGGCATGGCGGTCGCCGCGGCGCTGCGCCTCGCCGAACGCGGCACCGAGGACGACGTGATCGTGGTGCTGCTCCCCGACGGCGGCCGCGGCTACCTCACCAAGGTGTTCAACGACGCGTGGATGTCGTCGTACGGCTTCCTCCCGCCCGACTCGACCGGCGCCACCGTGGGTGACGTGCTGCGCCTCAAGGACGGCTCGCTACCCGACCTCGTGCACAGCCACCCGAACGAGACCGTCGCCGAGGCCGTCGCCATCCTCAGCGAGTTCTCGGTCAGCCAGATGCCCGTGGTGAGCGCAGAACCGCCGGTGATGGCGGCCGAGGTGGTGGGCGCGGTCAACGAGCGCGAGCTGCTCGACGCCCTGTTCACCGGGAAGGCCAACCTCGCCGACCGGCTCGAGCAGCACATGTCCCCGCCGCTGCCGACGATCGGCGCGGGCGAGCCGGTCGGCAGCGCGATGGACGCGCTGTCCGGTGCCGACGGCGCGCTCGTGCTCGTCGACGGGAAGCCCGCGGGCGTGGTCACCAGGCACGATCTGCTCGGCTTCCTCGCGGGCCGCTGA
- the ilvA gene encoding threonine ammonia-lyase, producing the protein MRLVSLDRIHKARTLLEGVIRQTPMEHARDLRQMHNGAVYLKCENLQRTGSFKIRGAYTRIHGLSDAERARGVVAASAGNHAQGVALAASLLGTKATVFMPERAPLPKVAATRGYGADVHLHGALLEETLAEAIEFGERTGAVFIHPFDHEDVIAGQGTVGLEVLEQVPEVGTVLVATGGGGLVGGVASAVKASNPRVRVVGVQAENAAAFPDSLAAGKPMRLPNPHTMADGIAVGMPGEVSYAHVEAMVDEIVTVTEESLSRAVLLCLERRKLVVEPAGAAAVAALLEHPGAFEPPIVAILSGGNVDPLLLLQIIQHGMTSGGRYLKLHLRVPDRPGSLAAVLQRVSELGANVLDVEHSRISGALELGEVDLSLALETRGPEHCRELGKELQNAGFTVQP; encoded by the coding sequence ATGCGACTCGTGAGCTTGGACCGGATCCACAAGGCCCGGACGCTGCTCGAGGGCGTGATCCGTCAGACGCCGATGGAACACGCTCGCGACCTGCGGCAGATGCACAACGGCGCGGTGTACCTGAAATGCGAGAACCTGCAGCGCACCGGTTCCTTCAAGATCAGGGGCGCCTACACCCGCATCCACGGCCTCAGCGACGCCGAACGCGCGCGCGGCGTCGTCGCCGCCAGCGCGGGCAACCACGCGCAGGGCGTGGCGCTGGCCGCGTCGCTGCTCGGCACGAAGGCGACCGTGTTCATGCCGGAACGGGCGCCGCTGCCGAAAGTGGCGGCGACGAGAGGGTACGGCGCGGACGTCCACCTGCACGGCGCCCTGCTGGAGGAAACGCTCGCGGAGGCCATCGAATTCGGGGAGCGCACCGGCGCGGTGTTCATCCACCCGTTCGACCACGAAGACGTCATCGCGGGCCAGGGCACGGTGGGGCTCGAGGTGCTGGAGCAGGTGCCCGAGGTGGGCACGGTGCTGGTGGCGACCGGCGGCGGCGGGCTCGTCGGCGGGGTCGCGTCCGCGGTGAAGGCGAGCAACCCGCGCGTGCGGGTGGTCGGCGTGCAGGCGGAAAACGCCGCCGCCTTCCCGGATTCGCTCGCCGCGGGGAAACCGATGCGGCTGCCGAACCCGCACACCATGGCGGACGGGATCGCGGTCGGCATGCCGGGCGAGGTCAGCTACGCGCACGTCGAGGCGATGGTGGACGAGATCGTCACGGTGACCGAGGAATCGCTGTCGCGCGCGGTGCTGCTGTGCCTGGAGCGCCGGAAGCTGGTGGTGGAGCCCGCCGGCGCGGCGGCGGTGGCGGCGCTGCTGGAGCACCCCGGCGCGTTCGAACCGCCGATCGTGGCGATCCTGTCCGGCGGCAACGTGGACCCGCTCCTGCTGCTGCAGATCATCCAGCACGGCATGACCTCGGGCGGGCGGTACCTGAAGCTGCACCTGCGGGTGCCGGACCGGCCGGGCTCGCTGGCCGCGGTGCTGCAGCGGGTGAGCGAACTCGGGGCCAACGTGCTCGACGTCGAGCATTCCCGGATCTCCGGCGCGCTCGAACTGGGCGAGGTGGATTTGTCGCTGGCACTGGAAACCCGCGGCCCCGAGCACTGCCGCGAACTCGGCAAGGAACTCCAGAACGCGGGCTTCACCGTGCAGCCCTGA
- the hppD gene encoding 4-hydroxyphenylpyruvate dioxygenase, giving the protein MTQTLGPGSGSGLDDVSYDQLRQLVGLVDHDASADPFPVKAMDAVVFIAGNATQTAWFYQVAFGMQLVAYSGPETGNFERKSFVLKSGSARFVITGGVQPDSPLLDHHRRHGDGVIDLALEVSDVDKCIEHARGQGATVLEEPHDVSDEHGTVRMAAIATYGETRHSLIDRSRYDGVYLPGYESKKSTVKRPEGAPKRLFQAVDHCVGNVELGKMDYWVDWYHRVMGFVNMAEFVGDDIATDYSALMSKVVSNGNHRVKFPLNEPAIAKKKSQIDEYLEFYGGAGCQHIALATNDIIATVTAMRAAGVEFLETPDSYYDDPELRARIGEVRVPIEVLKEHRILVDRDEDGYLLQIFTKPIGDRPTVFYEMIERHGSLGFGKGNFKALFEAIEREQERRGNL; this is encoded by the coding sequence ATGACGCAGACCCTCGGACCGGGCTCGGGCTCCGGGCTCGACGACGTCAGCTACGACCAGCTCCGTCAGCTCGTCGGGCTCGTCGACCACGACGCTTCGGCCGACCCGTTCCCGGTCAAGGCCATGGACGCGGTCGTGTTCATCGCGGGCAACGCCACCCAGACCGCTTGGTTCTACCAGGTCGCGTTCGGCATGCAGCTCGTCGCGTACTCGGGCCCGGAGACCGGGAACTTCGAGCGCAAGTCGTTCGTGCTGAAGTCGGGTTCGGCGCGGTTCGTGATCACCGGCGGCGTCCAGCCCGACTCCCCGCTGCTCGACCACCACCGCCGCCACGGCGACGGCGTCATCGACCTCGCACTCGAAGTGTCCGATGTGGACAAGTGCATCGAGCACGCGCGCGGACAGGGCGCCACCGTGCTGGAGGAGCCGCACGACGTGTCCGACGAGCACGGCACCGTTCGCATGGCGGCCATCGCGACCTACGGCGAAACCCGCCACTCGCTCATCGACCGCTCGCGCTACGACGGCGTCTACCTGCCCGGCTACGAGTCGAAGAAGAGCACCGTGAAGCGGCCGGAAGGCGCGCCGAAGCGACTGTTCCAGGCCGTCGACCACTGCGTCGGCAACGTCGAGCTCGGCAAGATGGACTACTGGGTGGACTGGTACCACCGTGTGATGGGCTTCGTGAACATGGCGGAGTTCGTCGGCGACGACATCGCCACCGACTACTCGGCGCTGATGAGCAAGGTGGTGTCCAACGGCAACCACCGGGTGAAGTTCCCGCTCAACGAGCCCGCGATCGCGAAGAAGAAGTCGCAGATCGACGAGTACCTCGAGTTCTACGGCGGCGCGGGCTGCCAGCACATCGCGCTCGCCACGAACGACATCATCGCCACCGTGACGGCCATGCGCGCCGCGGGCGTCGAGTTCCTGGAGACCCCGGACTCCTACTACGACGACCCCGAACTGCGCGCGAGGATCGGCGAGGTGCGGGTGCCGATCGAGGTGCTGAAGGAGCACCGGATCCTGGTCGACCGCGACGAGGACGGGTACCTGCTGCAGATCTTCACCAAGCCGATCGGCGACCGGCCGACCGTGTTCTACGAGATGATCGAGCGCCACGGTTCGCTCGGCTTCGGCAAGGGGAACTTCAAGGCACTGTTCGAGGCGATCGAGCGCGAGCAGGAGCGCCGCGGCAACCTCTGA
- a CDS encoding acetyl-CoA C-acetyltransferase, with translation MPEAVIVATARSPIGRANKGSLVSARPDDLTAQMVRAALDQVPQLDPAEIDDLMLGCGSPGGESGFNMGRAVAVELGYDHLPGCTITRYCSSSLQTTRMALHAIKAGEGDVFISAGVETVSRFSKGSSDSWPDTHNPLFADAEARTKATAEQGADSWTDPRETGQLPDVYIAMGQTAENLARLKNVTREEMDEFGVRSQNLAEKAIADGFWAKDITPVTLPDGTVVSADDGPRAGVTLEGVSGLKPVFRPDGRVTAGNCCPLNDGAAALVVMSDTKAKELGITPLARVVSTGVSGLSPEIMGYGPVEASKRALARAGKQIGDIDLVEINEAFAAQVIPSYRDLGIDLDRLNVNGGAIAVGHPFGMTGARITSTLINSLRHHDKQWGLETMCVGGGQGMAMVLERLN, from the coding sequence ATGCCCGAAGCCGTGATCGTCGCCACCGCCCGTTCCCCGATCGGCAGGGCGAACAAGGGATCGCTGGTCAGCGCCCGTCCCGACGACCTCACCGCGCAGATGGTGCGCGCCGCGCTCGACCAGGTGCCCCAGCTGGACCCGGCCGAGATCGACGACCTGATGCTCGGCTGCGGCTCCCCCGGCGGCGAATCCGGGTTCAACATGGGCCGCGCGGTCGCCGTCGAACTCGGCTACGACCACCTCCCCGGCTGCACCATCACGCGCTACTGCTCGTCGAGCCTGCAGACCACGCGGATGGCGCTGCACGCCATCAAGGCGGGCGAAGGCGACGTGTTCATCTCGGCCGGCGTCGAGACCGTTTCGCGGTTCTCCAAGGGCAGCTCGGATTCCTGGCCGGACACGCACAACCCGCTGTTCGCCGACGCGGAAGCGCGCACGAAGGCGACCGCGGAGCAGGGCGCTGACTCGTGGACGGACCCGCGCGAAACCGGCCAGCTTCCCGACGTCTACATCGCCATGGGCCAGACTGCGGAGAACCTGGCGCGGCTGAAGAACGTCACCCGCGAGGAGATGGACGAGTTCGGCGTCCGGTCGCAGAACCTGGCGGAGAAGGCGATCGCGGACGGGTTCTGGGCGAAGGACATCACGCCGGTGACGCTGCCGGACGGCACCGTGGTGAGCGCCGACGACGGCCCGCGCGCCGGTGTGACGCTCGAAGGCGTCTCGGGCCTGAAGCCGGTGTTCCGCCCCGACGGCCGCGTGACCGCGGGCAACTGCTGCCCGCTCAACGACGGCGCCGCCGCACTGGTCGTCATGTCCGACACCAAGGCGAAGGAACTGGGCATCACCCCGCTCGCGCGCGTGGTGTCCACCGGGGTTTCCGGGCTGTCGCCGGAGATCATGGGCTACGGACCGGTGGAGGCGTCGAAGCGGGCGCTTGCCCGCGCGGGCAAGCAGATCGGGGACATCGACCTCGTCGAGATCAACGAGGCGTTCGCCGCGCAGGTGATCCCGTCGTACCGGGACCTCGGCATCGACCTCGACCGGCTCAACGTCAACGGCGGCGCGATCGCGGTCGGCCACCCGTTCGGCATGACCGGCGCGCGCATCACCTCGACGCTGATCAACTCCTTGCGCCACCACGACAAGCAGTGGGGCCTGGAGACCATGTGCGTCGGCGGCGGGCAGGGCATGGCCATGGTTCTCGAACGCCTCAACTGA
- a CDS encoding Lrp/AsnC family transcriptional regulator, with protein sequence MALDALDARLLLLLTDSPRLGVLECARRLGVARGTVQARLDRLTEKGVLGGFPPELDLAAMGYGLTAFAVLEIRQGRRAEVTEALTAIDEVCEVHATTGQGDLFVRMVARDNDDLQRVIDEVVGVPDVLRTSTSIALSTPVRPRVRPLLERTARG encoded by the coding sequence ATGGCACTCGACGCACTGGACGCGCGCCTGCTGCTCCTGCTGACGGACTCGCCGCGCCTCGGGGTGCTCGAATGCGCGCGGCGGCTCGGCGTCGCGCGGGGCACTGTGCAGGCTCGGCTGGACAGGCTGACCGAAAAAGGGGTGCTCGGCGGGTTCCCGCCCGAACTGGACCTGGCCGCGATGGGGTACGGCCTGACCGCGTTCGCGGTGCTCGAGATCCGGCAGGGCAGGCGCGCGGAGGTGACCGAGGCGCTCACCGCGATCGACGAGGTGTGCGAGGTGCACGCCACCACCGGCCAGGGTGACCTGTTCGTGCGGATGGTGGCGCGCGACAACGACGATCTGCAGCGCGTGATCGACGAGGTTGTCGGCGTCCCGGACGTCCTGCGCACCTCGACGTCGATCGCGCTGTCCACCCCCGTCCGGCCCCGTGTGCGGCCCCTCTTGGAGCGAACCGCGCGCGGTTAG
- a CDS encoding YeeE/YedE family protein: MTATETDSTGNYLLSSPTSCAAPVPSPEDPVKVVPLAVAGVLSVGLTWFVWASYGAKFGVLLALGLLLGLALFHSRFGFTSAWRQLIAVGNGQGLRAHTLLLGTAATVIALLAGTGTGLFGSVPKATASPLGLALLVGATIFAIGMQLGGACASGTLFAVGSGQSAIVLTLGGFVTGSVLYTWAYPALSGWPELPGVLLADHFGWFGSWAITIAVLLLIVVATRVVQRRRTPPPVDAVPTARGFARVFRGAWPILVGAVVLGLLAGAVFLVSGGIWGVTSAFSLWGAKLLQLFGLHPESWEFWQQKANAASLRGSIWQDKNSLTDIGIMIGAAVAAAAAGAWKIHSEIPWRTALAAVLGGVLMGIGARMAGGCNIGAYLGGISTGSLHGWLWGVFALGGTWIGLKLRPVFGLTNPKPSDSIC; this comes from the coding sequence GTGACCGCGACCGAGACCGACTCCACCGGCAACTATCTGCTCAGTTCTCCGACGTCCTGCGCCGCGCCGGTGCCTTCACCGGAGGACCCGGTGAAGGTCGTCCCGCTCGCCGTGGCCGGCGTGCTTTCGGTGGGCCTCACCTGGTTCGTGTGGGCGAGCTACGGCGCCAAGTTCGGCGTGCTGCTCGCGCTGGGGCTCTTGTTGGGCCTCGCGCTGTTCCACTCGCGGTTCGGCTTCACCTCCGCGTGGCGCCAGCTCATCGCGGTCGGCAACGGGCAGGGCCTTCGCGCGCACACGCTCCTGCTCGGCACCGCGGCCACGGTGATCGCGCTGCTCGCCGGGACCGGTACGGGCCTGTTCGGCAGCGTCCCGAAGGCGACCGCGAGCCCGCTCGGGCTGGCGCTGCTGGTCGGCGCGACGATCTTCGCGATCGGCATGCAGCTCGGCGGCGCGTGCGCGTCGGGCACGCTGTTCGCGGTCGGCTCGGGGCAGTCGGCGATCGTGCTGACGCTCGGCGGGTTCGTCACCGGCTCCGTGCTCTACACGTGGGCGTACCCGGCACTGTCCGGCTGGCCCGAGCTGCCCGGTGTGCTGCTCGCCGACCACTTCGGCTGGTTCGGCTCGTGGGCGATCACGATCGCGGTGCTGCTGCTGATCGTGGTGGCGACCAGGGTCGTGCAGCGCAGGCGGACCCCGCCGCCGGTGGACGCGGTGCCGACCGCGCGCGGGTTCGCCAGGGTGTTCCGCGGCGCGTGGCCGATCCTCGTCGGCGCGGTCGTGCTCGGCCTGCTCGCCGGCGCGGTGTTCCTGGTTTCCGGCGGCATCTGGGGTGTCACGAGCGCGTTCAGCCTGTGGGGCGCGAAACTGCTGCAACTGTTCGGCCTGCACCCGGAAAGCTGGGAGTTCTGGCAGCAGAAGGCGAACGCGGCGTCGTTGCGCGGCAGCATCTGGCAGGACAAGAACAGCCTCACCGACATCGGGATCATGATCGGTGCCGCGGTCGCGGCCGCGGCGGCGGGCGCGTGGAAGATCCACAGCGAGATCCCGTGGCGCACCGCGCTCGCCGCGGTGCTCGGCGGGGTGCTGATGGGCATCGGCGCGCGCATGGCTGGCGGCTGCAACATCGGCGCGTACCTCGGCGGCATTTCCACCGGGAGCCTGCACGGCTGGCTGTGGGGCGTGTTCGCGCTCGGCGGTACCTGGATCGGCCTGAAACTGCGGCCTGTGTTCGGGCTCACAAACCCCAAACCCTCCGACAGCATCTGCTGA
- a CDS encoding cystathionine gamma-synthase, with protein MGDDAARFGFETRAIHAGQQPDPRTGAVIVPIYQTSTYAQDGVGGTREGDYEYSRTANPTRTALEEALASLEGARHGLAFASGMAATDALLRSVLRPGDHLVLGNDAYGGTFRLIDKVLTQWGVEYTVADLSRVDEVRAAVRPETKLVWCESPSNPLLGIADLAALAGIAHEAGAKLVVDNTFATPYLQTPLELGADVVVHSTTKYLGGHSDVVGGAILTNEDELREKLFFIRNSAGAVPGAFDAWLTLRGIKTLAVRMERHCDNAELVAEALSAHPKVTKVFYPGLEDHPGHETAAKQMRRFGGMVSFTHADGEQAALDVAANTELFILAESLGGIESLIEHPGRMTHASTAGSTLQVPAELVRLSVGIEDGADLVADLRKALG; from the coding sequence ATGGGTGACGACGCCGCAAGGTTCGGATTCGAGACACGTGCCATCCACGCCGGCCAGCAGCCGGATCCCCGCACTGGGGCGGTGATCGTGCCGATCTACCAGACCTCGACCTACGCGCAGGACGGGGTCGGTGGCACGCGCGAAGGCGACTACGAGTATTCGCGCACCGCGAACCCCACGCGCACCGCGCTGGAGGAAGCGCTCGCGTCGCTGGAGGGCGCGCGCCACGGGCTCGCGTTCGCCTCCGGGATGGCCGCCACGGACGCACTGCTGCGCAGCGTGCTGCGGCCGGGCGATCACCTCGTGCTCGGCAACGACGCCTACGGCGGCACGTTCCGCCTCATCGACAAGGTGCTCACGCAGTGGGGCGTCGAGTACACCGTCGCCGATCTGTCCCGTGTGGACGAAGTGCGCGCCGCGGTCCGGCCGGAGACCAAGCTCGTCTGGTGCGAGTCGCCGTCGAACCCGCTGCTGGGCATCGCCGATCTCGCCGCGCTCGCCGGGATCGCGCACGAAGCGGGCGCGAAACTGGTGGTGGACAACACTTTCGCGACCCCGTACCTGCAGACGCCGCTCGAACTCGGCGCCGACGTCGTGGTGCACTCCACGACGAAGTACCTCGGCGGACATTCCGATGTGGTCGGTGGCGCGATACTGACCAATGAGGACGAACTGCGCGAGAAGCTGTTCTTCATCCGGAATTCCGCCGGTGCCGTCCCGGGTGCGTTCGACGCGTGGCTGACGCTGCGCGGCATCAAGACCCTCGCGGTCAGGATGGAACGGCACTGCGACAACGCGGAGCTGGTCGCCGAGGCCCTTTCCGCGCATCCCAAGGTCACCAAGGTCTTCTACCCCGGTCTCGAAGACCACCCCGGGCACGAAACCGCCGCGAAGCAGATGCGCCGGTTCGGCGGGATGGTGTCGTTCACCCACGCCGACGGTGAGCAGGCCGCGCTCGACGTCGCCGCGAACACGGAGTTGTTCATCCTGGCGGAGTCGCTCGGCGGGATCGAATCGCTCATCGAGCACCCCGGCCGGATGACGCACGCGAGCACGGCGGGGTCGACGCTGCAGGTGCCCGCGGAACTCGTGCGGCTTTCGGTCGGCATCGAAGACGGCGCCGACCTCGTCGCGGATCTGCGAAAAGCGCTGGGCTAG